A window of the Pseudomonas fluorescens genome harbors these coding sequences:
- a CDS encoding arginyltransferase produces MTELARLKFYATQPHSCSYLPEEQATTLFLDPSQPMDVHVYADLSEMGFRRSGDHLYRPHCQNCNACVPARIPVAQFNPNRQQKRIFKRNIDLQVRPVKPAFSEEYFDLYQRYIEQRHADGDMYPPSRDQFSTFLVRELPFSRFYEFRLDGRLLAVAVTDLLPNGLSAVYTFYEPQEERRSLGRYAILWQIAEAQRLGLEAVYLGYWIKNCKKMNYKTQYRPIELLINQRWVILN; encoded by the coding sequence ATGACCGAGTTGGCGCGGTTGAAGTTTTATGCCACTCAGCCTCACTCTTGCAGTTATCTGCCCGAGGAACAGGCGACGACCCTGTTTCTCGACCCGAGCCAGCCCATGGATGTGCATGTCTACGCAGACCTGTCAGAAATGGGCTTTCGTCGCAGCGGCGATCACCTGTACCGCCCGCATTGCCAGAACTGCAATGCCTGCGTGCCTGCGCGCATTCCTGTCGCGCAATTCAACCCCAACCGACAGCAGAAACGCATTTTCAAGCGCAACATCGATTTGCAGGTGCGCCCGGTCAAGCCGGCATTCAGCGAAGAGTACTTCGACCTCTATCAGCGCTACATCGAACAGCGCCACGCCGACGGCGACATGTATCCACCAAGCCGCGATCAATTCTCGACTTTTCTGGTACGCGAGCTGCCCTTCTCGCGCTTCTACGAGTTTCGGCTCGACGGACGGTTGCTGGCCGTCGCCGTCACCGACTTGCTGCCCAACGGCCTGTCGGCGGTCTACACCTTTTACGAACCGCAGGAAGAACGCCGCAGCCTGGGGCGCTACGCGATCCTCTGGCAAATCGCCGAAGCCCAGCGGCTGGGGCTTGAGGCGGTGTACCTGGGTTACTGGATCAAAAACTGCAAAAAGATGAACTACAAGACCCAATATCGGCCTATCGAACTGCTGATCAATCAGCGCTGGGTCATCCTGAACTAA
- the clpA gene encoding ATP-dependent Clp protease ATP-binding subunit ClpA — MLNRELEVTLNLAFKEARSKRHEFMTVEHLLLALLDNEAAATVLRACGANLDKLKHDLQEFIDSTTPLIPVHDEDRETQPTLGFQRVLQRAVFHVQSSGKREVTGANVLVAIFSEQESQAVFLLKQQSVARIDVVNYIAHGISKVPGHGDHSEGEQDMQDDEGGESSSSGNPLDAYASNLNELARQGRIDPLVGRETEVERVAQILARRRKNNPLLVGEAGVGKTAIAEGLAKRIVDNQVPDLLANSVVYSLDLGALLAGTKYRGDFEKRFKALLNELKKRPQAILFIDEIHTIIGAGAASGGVMDASNLLKPLLSSGDIRCIGSTTFQEFRGIFEKDRALARRFQKVDVVEPSVEDTIGILRGLKGRFEQHHNIEYSDESLRAAAELASRYINDRHMPDKAIDVIDEAGAYQRLQPVEKRVKRIEVPEVEDIVAKIARIPPKHVTSSDKELLRNLERDLKLTVFGQDAAIDSLSTAIKLSRAGLKSPDKPVGSFLFAGPTGVGKTEAARQLAKALGIELVRFDMSEYMERHTVSRLIGAPPGYVGFDQGGLLTEAITKQPHCVLLLDEIEKAHPEVFNLLLQVMDHGTLTDNNGRKADFRNVIVIMTTNAGAETAARASIGFTHQDHSSDAMEVIKKSFTPEFRNRLDTIIQFGRLSHEVIKSVVDKFLTELQAQLEDKRVLLEVTDAARSWLAAGGYDSAMGARPMARLIQDKIKRPLAEEILFGELAEHGGVVHIDIKDGELTFDFETTAEMA, encoded by the coding sequence ATGTTAAACCGCGAGCTCGAAGTCACCCTCAATCTTGCCTTCAAGGAGGCACGTTCGAAGCGTCATGAGTTCATGACCGTCGAACACCTGCTGCTGGCCCTATTGGATAATGAGGCTGCCGCCACCGTATTGCGTGCCTGCGGCGCAAACCTCGACAAACTCAAGCACGACCTGCAGGAGTTCATCGACTCCACCACGCCACTGATCCCCGTCCATGACGAGGATCGCGAAACCCAGCCAACCCTGGGCTTCCAGCGTGTGCTGCAACGTGCTGTCTTTCATGTGCAGAGCTCGGGCAAGCGCGAAGTGACCGGCGCCAACGTGCTGGTTGCAATCTTCAGTGAGCAAGAGAGTCAGGCGGTGTTCCTGCTGAAACAGCAGAGCGTTGCACGCATTGATGTCGTCAATTACATCGCCCACGGCATTTCCAAAGTGCCGGGGCATGGCGATCACTCTGAAGGTGAACAAGATATGCAGGACGACGAGGGCGGTGAGTCTTCTTCTTCAGGCAATCCGCTGGACGCTTATGCCAGCAATCTCAACGAACTCGCACGTCAGGGCCGGATCGATCCGCTGGTCGGGCGTGAAACGGAAGTCGAGCGTGTCGCGCAGATTCTCGCGCGCCGTCGCAAGAACAATCCGCTGCTGGTGGGCGAGGCGGGCGTGGGTAAAACCGCGATTGCCGAAGGCCTGGCCAAGCGCATCGTCGACAACCAGGTGCCGGACCTGCTGGCCAACAGCGTCGTTTATTCCCTCGATCTGGGCGCTCTGCTCGCGGGCACCAAGTATCGCGGTGATTTCGAGAAGCGCTTCAAGGCGTTGCTCAACGAACTGAAAAAACGTCCGCAGGCGATCCTGTTCATCGACGAGATCCACACCATCATCGGTGCGGGTGCTGCGTCCGGTGGCGTCATGGACGCCTCGAACCTGCTCAAACCGCTGCTGTCGTCTGGCGACATTCGCTGCATCGGCTCGACCACGTTTCAGGAATTTCGTGGCATCTTCGAAAAAGATCGTGCTCTGGCGCGTCGCTTCCAGAAGGTCGATGTCGTCGAGCCGTCAGTGGAAGACACCATCGGTATCCTGCGCGGCCTGAAAGGGCGTTTCGAACAGCACCACAACATCGAGTACAGCGATGAGTCGCTGCGCGCTGCTGCGGAACTGGCTTCACGCTACATCAATGACCGGCACATGCCGGACAAGGCCATCGACGTGATCGACGAGGCGGGCGCCTACCAGCGTCTGCAACCGGTCGAAAAACGTGTGAAACGCATCGAAGTGCCGGAAGTCGAGGACATCGTGGCGAAAATCGCGCGGATTCCGCCGAAGCACGTCACCAGCTCCGACAAGGAGCTGCTGCGTAACCTTGAGCGTGACCTGAAGCTGACGGTGTTTGGCCAGGACGCGGCGATCGATTCGCTGTCGACTGCGATCAAGCTGTCCCGTGCCGGTCTCAAGTCGCCTGACAAGCCTGTCGGTTCGTTCCTGTTCGCCGGGCCTACCGGTGTTGGTAAAACCGAGGCCGCGCGGCAATTGGCCAAGGCGCTGGGGATCGAGCTGGTTCGTTTCGACATGTCCGAATACATGGAACGCCACACCGTATCGCGTCTGATCGGTGCGCCTCCGGGCTATGTCGGTTTCGACCAGGGCGGTCTGTTGACCGAAGCTATCACGAAGCAACCGCATTGCGTGTTACTGCTCGATGAAATCGAGAAGGCGCATCCGGAAGTCTTCAACCTGCTGCTGCAGGTGATGGACCACGGTACGCTGACCGACAACAACGGGCGCAAGGCGGACTTCCGCAACGTGATCGTGATCATGACCACCAACGCCGGTGCTGAAACGGCGGCGCGCGCTTCGATCGGTTTCACCCATCAGGACCACTCGTCCGATGCGATGGAAGTGATCAAGAAGAGCTTCACGCCGGAATTCCGCAACCGTCTGGATACCATCATTCAGTTTGGTCGCCTCAGTCACGAGGTCATCAAAAGCGTGGTGGACAAGTTCCTTACCGAACTTCAGGCGCAGCTGGAAGACAAGCGGGTGCTTCTGGAGGTTACCGACGCGGCGCGCAGCTGGTTGGCGGCCGGTGGTTACGATTCGGCCATGGGCGCTCGTCCGATGGCGCGTCTGATCCAGGACAAGATCAAGCGTCCGCTGGCGGAGGAGATTCTGTTTGGCGAGCTGGCCGAGCATGGCGGTGTGGTTCACATCGACATCAAGGATGGTGAGTTGACGTTTGACTTCGAGACCACTGCTGAAATGGCTTGA
- a CDS encoding cold shock domain-containing protein — translation MAVGKVKWFNNAKGFGFINTDSHEGKDEDGKEIDFFAHYSVIKMDGYKTLKAGQIVKFDIVQGPKGLHATNIQNVEAAKDAASATAQHQSVTS, via the coding sequence ATGGCTGTCGGCAAGGTGAAATGGTTCAACAATGCCAAGGGGTTCGGTTTCATCAATACCGACTCCCACGAGGGTAAGGACGAGGACGGCAAGGAGATCGACTTCTTTGCCCACTATTCCGTCATCAAGATGGACGGATACAAAACCCTCAAAGCCGGGCAGATCGTCAAATTCGATATCGTGCAAGGTCCTAAAGGCCTGCACGCCACAAATATTCAGAATGTCGAAGCCGCAAAAGATGCCGCCTCGGCCACCGCTCAGCACCAGTCAGTGACCAGCTGA
- the aat gene encoding leucyl/phenylalanyl-tRNA--protein transferase produces MLTWLQRNSLTFPPLEKAMRDPNGLLAAGGDLSADRLIQAYRHGCFPWFSEGQPILWWSPDPRTVLFPDELHVSRSLGKLMRKQRYQVTFDQDFDAVIRACAAPREYADGTWITDAMQDAYVELHRRGFAHSVEVWDQGELVGGLYGLAMGQLFFGESMFSRADNASKYGFATLVQHLKEAGFVLIDCQMPTDHLHSLGARAISRQTFAEYLARHLDQPNHATWVC; encoded by the coding sequence ATGCTGACTTGGTTACAACGCAATTCACTGACTTTCCCGCCACTGGAAAAGGCCATGCGCGATCCCAACGGATTGCTGGCGGCCGGTGGCGACCTGTCCGCCGATCGCTTGATCCAGGCCTATCGCCATGGCTGCTTTCCATGGTTTTCCGAAGGTCAGCCGATTCTCTGGTGGTCGCCGGATCCGCGCACCGTGCTTTTTCCCGACGAACTGCACGTCTCGCGCAGCCTCGGCAAATTGATGCGCAAACAGCGTTATCAAGTGACCTTCGATCAGGATTTCGACGCCGTGATCCGCGCTTGCGCCGCTCCCCGGGAATACGCCGACGGCACCTGGATCACCGATGCGATGCAGGACGCTTATGTCGAATTGCATCGACGCGGCTTTGCCCACTCCGTGGAAGTCTGGGATCAGGGCGAACTGGTGGGCGGCCTGTACGGCCTGGCGATGGGGCAACTGTTCTTCGGTGAGTCGATGTTCAGCCGCGCGGACAATGCCTCCAAGTACGGCTTTGCCACCTTGGTGCAACATCTGAAAGAAGCGGGCTTTGTGCTGATCGACTGCCAGATGCCGACCGACCACCTGCACAGCCTCGGCGCCCGGGCCATTTCACGACAGACATTCGCCGAATACCTGGCCCGCCACCTCGACCAACCCAATCATGCGACCTGGGTTTGCTGA
- the icd gene encoding NADP-dependent isocitrate dehydrogenase has protein sequence MGYKKIQVPAVGDKITVNADHSLNVPDNPIIPFIEGDGIGVDVSPVMIKVVDAAVEKAYGGKRKISWMEVYAGEKATQVYDQDTWLPQETLDAVKDYVVSIKGPLTTPVGGGIRSLNVALRQQLDLYVCLRPVVWFEGVPSPVKKPGDVDMVIFRENSEDIYAGIEWKAGSPEATKVIKFLKEEMGVTKIRFDQDCGIGIKPVSKEGTKRLVRKALQYVVDNDRKSLTIVHKGNIMKFTEGAFKDWGYEVAKEEFGAELLDGGPWMKFKNPKTGREVVVKDAIADAMLQQILLRPAEYDVIATLNLNGDYLSDALAAEVGGIGIAPGANLSDTVAMFEATHGTAPKYAGKDQVNPGSVILSAEMMLRHLGWTEAADLIIKGTNGAIKAKTVTYDFERLMEGATLVSSSGFGEALIKHM, from the coding sequence ATGGGTTACAAGAAGATTCAGGTTCCAGCCGTCGGCGACAAAATCACCGTCAACGCAGACCATTCTCTCAATGTCCCTGATAACCCGATCATTCCCTTCATCGAAGGTGACGGCATTGGCGTCGACGTCAGCCCAGTGATGATCAAAGTGGTTGATGCTGCCGTAGAAAAAGCCTACGGGGGCAAGCGCAAGATTTCCTGGATGGAGGTTTATGCTGGCGAAAAAGCAACGCAGGTTTATGACCAGGACACCTGGCTGCCCCAGGAAACCCTGGACGCCGTCAAGGATTACGTGGTTTCCATCAAAGGCCCGTTGACCACCCCGGTCGGTGGCGGCATCCGTTCCCTCAACGTGGCCCTGCGCCAACAGCTCGATCTCTATGTCTGCCTGCGCCCTGTGGTGTGGTTCGAAGGCGTGCCGAGCCCGGTGAAAAAGCCTGGTGACGTTGACATGGTGATCTTCCGCGAGAACTCCGAAGACATTTATGCCGGTATCGAATGGAAAGCCGGTTCCCCTGAGGCCACCAAGGTCATCAAGTTCCTAAAAGAAGAAATGGGCGTCACCAAGATCCGTTTCGACCAGGACTGCGGCATCGGCATCAAGCCGGTTTCGAAAGAAGGCACCAAGCGTCTGGTGCGCAAGGCCCTGCAATACGTGGTGGACAACGACCGCAAGTCGCTGACCATCGTGCACAAGGGCAACATCATGAAATTCACCGAAGGTGCCTTCAAGGACTGGGGTTACGAGGTGGCGAAGGAAGAATTCGGCGCCGAGCTGCTCGATGGCGGCCCATGGATGAAGTTCAAGAACCCGAAAACCGGCCGCGAAGTCGTCGTCAAGGACGCCATCGCCGACGCCATGCTTCAGCAGATCCTGCTGCGTCCGGCCGAATACGATGTGATCGCCACCCTCAACCTCAACGGTGACTACCTCTCCGACGCCCTCGCGGCGGAAGTGGGCGGTATCGGTATCGCGCCGGGTGCCAACCTGTCCGACACCGTGGCCATGTTCGAGGCGACTCACGGTACTGCGCCGAAATATGCCGGCAAGGACCAGGTCAACCCGGGCTCGGTAATCCTGTCGGCGGAGATGATGCTGCGCCACCTGGGCTGGACCGAGGCGGCCGACCTGATCATCAAGGGCACCAACGGCGCCATCAAGGCCAAGACCGTGACCTACGACTTCGAGCGTCTGATGGAAGGCGCCACGCTGGTATCTTCTTCGGGCTTCGGTGAAGCGCTGATCAAGCACATGTAA
- the hflD gene encoding high frequency lysogenization protein HflD — MSPTQEQLTALGGVFLAAVLVDRIAKTGQTNEAGLSCMLGSLLVRDPKDTLDVYGGDDINLREGYRALIGALERDPSTLQREPLRYALSMLGLERQLAKRNDMLDVIGKRLPQIQSQVEHFGPAHENVIAACGALYQDTLSTLRQRIQVHGDMRNLQQPSNASKIRALLLAGIRSARLWRQLGGHRWQLVVSRRKLLKELYPLMRSE, encoded by the coding sequence ATGAGCCCGACTCAGGAGCAATTGACCGCTCTGGGCGGCGTGTTTCTCGCCGCCGTGCTGGTCGACCGGATCGCCAAGACCGGCCAGACCAACGAGGCCGGCCTGAGCTGTATGCTCGGCAGCCTGCTGGTTCGCGACCCGAAAGACACCCTGGATGTTTACGGCGGCGACGATATCAATCTGCGCGAAGGTTACCGCGCACTGATAGGCGCCCTCGAGCGCGATCCGAGCACCTTGCAGCGCGAACCGTTGCGCTACGCCCTGTCGATGCTCGGCCTTGAGCGGCAACTGGCCAAGCGCAACGACATGCTCGACGTGATCGGCAAGCGTTTGCCGCAGATCCAGTCGCAAGTCGAGCATTTCGGCCCGGCCCACGAAAACGTGATCGCGGCCTGCGGTGCGCTGTATCAGGACACCCTGAGCACGCTGCGCCAACGCATTCAGGTGCATGGTGACATGCGCAATCTGCAGCAGCCGAGCAATGCCTCGAAGATCCGCGCCCTGCTGCTCGCCGGCATTCGTTCGGCACGCCTGTGGCGTCAGCTCGGCGGTCACCGCTGGCAGCTGGTCGTCAGCCGACGCAAATTGCTCAAAGAGCTGTATCCGTTGATGCGCAGCGAGTAA
- the mnmA gene encoding tRNA 2-thiouridine(34) synthase MnmA, translating into MRDPAPSDTFKKRVIVGMSGGVDSSVSALLLIEQGYEVEGLFMKNWEEDDGTEYCTAMDDLADAQAVCDKIGIKLHTANFAAEYWDNVFEHFLAEYKAGRTPNPDILCNREIKFKAFLDYAMMLGADLIATGHYVRRRDIDGHTELLKGLDPNKDQSYFLHAVGGEQIAKTLFPVGELEKPEVRAIAEKYELATAKKKDSTGICFIGERRFSDFLKQYLPAQPGEIKTTEGEVIGRHHGLMYHTIGQRQGLGIGGLKDAGDEPWYVLRKDLDTNELIVGQGNNHPWLFSSALLASEIYWVNPIDLSQPLRLTAKVRYRQSDQACTLEKTETGYRAVFDEPQRAVTPGQSVVFYDGEICLGGGVIEVAEPWSGQA; encoded by the coding sequence ATGCGTGATCCAGCCCCTTCTGACACATTCAAGAAGCGCGTCATTGTCGGCATGTCCGGCGGCGTGGACTCTTCCGTTTCCGCTCTCCTGCTGATCGAGCAGGGCTATGAAGTGGAAGGCCTGTTCATGAAGAACTGGGAAGAAGACGACGGAACGGAATACTGCACCGCCATGGACGACCTGGCGGATGCCCAGGCCGTGTGCGACAAGATCGGTATCAAGCTGCACACCGCCAACTTCGCCGCCGAGTACTGGGACAACGTGTTCGAGCACTTCCTGGCCGAATACAAGGCCGGCCGTACGCCGAACCCGGATATCCTGTGCAACCGCGAGATCAAGTTCAAGGCGTTCCTCGACTACGCCATGATGCTCGGCGCCGACCTGATCGCTACCGGCCACTACGTGCGCCGCCGCGACATCGATGGCCACACCGAACTGCTCAAGGGCCTGGATCCGAACAAGGATCAGAGCTACTTCCTGCACGCCGTTGGCGGCGAACAGATCGCCAAGACCCTGTTCCCGGTCGGCGAACTGGAAAAACCGGAAGTCCGTGCCATTGCCGAGAAATACGAACTGGCGACAGCCAAGAAGAAGGATTCCACCGGAATCTGCTTCATCGGCGAGCGTCGTTTCAGCGATTTCCTCAAGCAATACCTGCCGGCGCAACCGGGCGAGATCAAGACCACCGAAGGCGAAGTCATCGGCCGTCACCACGGCTTGATGTACCACACCATCGGCCAGCGCCAGGGCCTGGGCATCGGCGGTCTGAAAGACGCCGGCGACGAGCCTTGGTACGTGTTGCGCAAGGATCTGGACACCAACGAGCTGATCGTCGGCCAGGGCAACAACCACCCATGGCTGTTCTCCAGCGCCCTGCTCGCTTCGGAAATCTATTGGGTCAACCCGATCGATTTGAGCCAGCCGCTGCGCCTGACCGCCAAGGTTCGTTATCGCCAGAGCGATCAGGCCTGCACGCTTGAGAAAACCGAAACCGGCTACCGCGCCGTGTTCGACGAGCCGCAACGCGCGGTCACGCCGGGCCAGTCGGTGGTGTTCTATGACGGGGAAATCTGCCTCGGTGGCGGCGTGATCGAAGTCGCCGAGCCGTGGAGCGGCCAGGCATGA
- the clpS gene encoding ATP-dependent Clp protease adapter ClpS: protein MHAISQIRLTFNQDRPLLQKDLPQEHDDDSAGVAVQEAKPALQAPPMYKVVLFNDDYTPMDFVVEVLEVFFNLNRELATKVMLAVHTEGRAVCGVFTRDIAETKAMQVNQYARESQHPLLCEIEKDG from the coding sequence ATGCATGCAATCAGCCAGATTCGACTAACATTCAATCAGGATCGTCCGCTTCTCCAAAAGGATCTTCCACAGGAGCACGACGACGATTCGGCAGGCGTTGCTGTTCAGGAAGCAAAGCCTGCGTTACAGGCGCCGCCGATGTACAAGGTGGTTTTGTTCAATGATGACTACACACCGATGGATTTCGTCGTCGAAGTGCTCGAGGTGTTTTTTAACCTGAATCGCGAGCTGGCGACCAAGGTCATGCTGGCCGTCCACACAGAAGGGCGGGCAGTATGTGGAGTGTTTACCCGCGACATCGCCGAGACAAAGGCCATGCAGGTCAACCAGTACGCCAGGGAAAGCCAGCATCCGCTACTCTGTGAAATCGAGAAGGACGGTTAA
- a CDS encoding NADP-dependent isocitrate dehydrogenase — MPTRSKIIYTFTDEAPALATYSLLPIIEAYTASADIAVETRDISLAARILASFPEQLGDKAVADHLAELGDLAVTPEANIIKLPNISASVPQLQAAIKELQAQGYNLPDYPETVTSDADKDAKARYDKVKGSAVNPVLREGNSDRRAPLSVKNYARKHPHKMGAWAKDSKSHVAHMSTGDFYGSEKAALIDAADAVKIELIAKDGTATVLKEKTTVQAGEILDCSVMSKKALRAFIAAEIDSAKQQGVLLSVHLKATMMKVSDPIMFGQIVAEFYKDALTKHADVLAEIGFNLNNGIGDLYARIKSLPAEQQAQIEADVQAVYAVRPSLAMVNSDKGITNLHVPSDVIVDASMPAMIRDSGKMWGTDGQLHDTKAVIPDRCYATIYQAVIEDCKANGAFDPTTMGSVPNVGLMAKKAEEYGSHDKTFQIKADGVVRVTDSKGTLLMEQAVEAGDIFRMCQTKDAPIQDWVKLAVNRARASATPAIFWLDPMRAHDGVVIEKVQAYLKDHDTAGLDIQIMAPVDAMKYTLQRTREGKDTISVTGNVLRDYLTDLFPIMELGTSAKMLSIVPLMNGGGLFETGAGGSAPKHVQQLVEENFLRWDSLGEFLALAASLEHLGVNYNNPKALVLSKTLDQATGQFLDNNKSPSRKVGNIDNRGSHFYLAMYWAQALAAQTEDAALQAQFASLAKTLTENEATIVAELNAVQGKPVDIGGYYHADAELISKAMRPSATLNAAIAALV, encoded by the coding sequence ATGCCCACCCGCTCGAAGATCATCTATACCTTCACCGACGAAGCTCCAGCCCTCGCCACCTATTCCCTGCTGCCGATCATCGAGGCTTACACCGCCTCGGCCGATATCGCCGTGGAAACCCGCGATATCTCTCTTGCAGCGCGTATTCTGGCCAGCTTCCCCGAGCAACTGGGCGACAAAGCCGTAGCCGACCACCTCGCCGAACTGGGCGACCTGGCCGTTACGCCTGAAGCCAACATCATCAAGCTGCCGAACATCAGCGCCTCGGTTCCGCAACTGCAAGCCGCGATCAAAGAACTGCAAGCCCAGGGCTACAACCTGCCGGACTACCCTGAAACCGTGACCAGCGACGCCGACAAAGACGCCAAGGCGCGCTACGACAAGGTCAAGGGCAGCGCCGTGAACCCGGTTCTGCGTGAAGGCAACTCCGACCGTCGCGCTCCGCTGTCGGTCAAGAACTATGCGCGCAAGCACCCGCACAAAATGGGCGCCTGGGCAAAGGACTCCAAGTCCCACGTCGCTCACATGAGCACCGGCGATTTCTACGGCAGCGAAAAAGCCGCCCTGATCGACGCCGCTGACGCCGTGAAGATCGAGCTGATCGCCAAAGACGGCACCGCTACCGTCCTGAAAGAAAAAACCACCGTTCAGGCGGGCGAGATCCTCGACTGCTCCGTAATGAGCAAAAAGGCCCTGCGCGCGTTCATCGCCGCTGAAATCGACAGCGCCAAGCAACAAGGCGTGCTGCTGTCGGTTCACCTGAAAGCCACCATGATGAAGGTCTCCGACCCGATCATGTTCGGCCAGATCGTTGCCGAGTTCTACAAAGACGCCCTGACCAAGCACGCCGACGTGCTGGCCGAGATCGGCTTCAACCTGAACAACGGCATCGGCGACCTGTACGCTCGCATCAAATCCCTGCCGGCCGAGCAGCAAGCCCAGATCGAAGCTGACGTGCAAGCGGTCTACGCCGTTCGTCCGTCGTTGGCGATGGTCAACTCCGACAAAGGCATCACCAACCTGCACGTGCCGAGCGACGTCATCGTCGACGCCTCGATGCCGGCCATGATCCGTGACTCCGGCAAGATGTGGGGCACCGACGGCCAGCTTCACGACACCAAGGCTGTGATCCCGGATCGCTGCTACGCCACCATCTACCAGGCCGTGATCGAAGATTGCAAAGCCAATGGCGCTTTCGATCCGACCACCATGGGCAGCGTGCCAAACGTTGGCCTGATGGCTAAAAAGGCTGAAGAATACGGTTCCCACGACAAGACCTTCCAGATCAAGGCCGACGGCGTGGTTCGCGTGACCGACAGCAAAGGCACCCTGCTGATGGAACAGGCTGTCGAAGCCGGCGACATCTTCCGCATGTGCCAGACCAAAGACGCGCCGATCCAGGACTGGGTCAAACTGGCCGTCAACCGCGCTCGTGCAAGCGCAACTCCAGCCATTTTCTGGCTAGACCCGATGCGCGCCCACGACGGCGTGGTGATCGAGAAGGTTCAGGCTTACCTGAAGGATCACGACACCGCCGGTCTGGACATCCAGATCATGGCGCCGGTCGATGCCATGAAGTACACCCTGCAGCGCACCCGCGAAGGCAAGGACACCATTTCGGTGACCGGCAACGTACTGCGTGACTACCTGACCGACCTGTTCCCGATCATGGAACTGGGCACTAGCGCCAAGATGCTGTCGATCGTGCCGCTGATGAACGGCGGAGGCCTGTTCGAAACCGGCGCCGGCGGTTCGGCTCCGAAGCACGTGCAGCAACTGGTCGAAGAGAACTTCCTGCGCTGGGATTCGCTGGGTGAATTCCTGGCCCTGGCCGCTTCTCTCGAGCACCTGGGTGTGAATTACAACAACCCGAAAGCGCTGGTTCTGTCCAAGACTCTGGACCAGGCTACTGGCCAGTTCCTCGACAACAACAAGTCGCCATCGCGCAAAGTCGGCAACATCGACAACCGCGGCAGCCACTTCTACCTGGCCATGTACTGGGCACAAGCCCTGGCTGCCCAGACCGAAGACGCTGCACTGCAAGCGCAGTTCGCGAGTCTGGCCAAGACCCTGACCGAGAACGAAGCGACCATCGTCGCCGAGCTCAACGCCGTTCAAGGCAAGCCAGTGGACATCGGCGGTTACTACCACGCCGATGCCGAGCTGATCAGCAAGGCCATGCGCCCAAGCGCAACCCTCAACGCGGCAATTGCTGCGCTGGTATAA
- a CDS encoding NUDIX hydrolase gives MQWLPHITVATIVEDNGRFLMVEEHKAGRNVLNQPAGHLDPDETLIEAAVRETLEETGWDVEPTAVIGIYLYTAPSNGVTYQRVCFSAKAVKHHPEYQLDDGIVGAKWLTRDELLAQRDNWRSELIIRCIDDYLAGNRFSLELIRPSL, from the coding sequence ATGCAATGGCTCCCCCACATCACCGTCGCCACCATCGTCGAGGACAACGGTCGTTTCCTGATGGTCGAGGAACACAAGGCCGGGCGTAACGTGCTCAATCAGCCCGCCGGTCATCTGGATCCGGACGAAACCCTGATCGAAGCCGCCGTGCGCGAAACCCTCGAAGAAACCGGCTGGGACGTCGAACCCACTGCCGTGATCGGCATTTATCTGTACACCGCACCGAGCAACGGCGTGACTTACCAGCGCGTGTGCTTCAGCGCCAAAGCCGTGAAACACCACCCGGAATATCAGCTGGACGACGGCATCGTCGGCGCCAAGTGGCTGACCCGCGACGAATTATTGGCCCAGCGAGACAACTGGCGCAGCGAGCTGATCATCCGCTGCATCGATGATTATCTGGCCGGCAATCGCTTCAGCCTCGAACTGATCCGCCCTTCCCTTTAG
- the infA gene encoding translation initiation factor IF-1: protein MSKEDSFEMEGTVVDTLPNTMFRVELENGHVVTAHISGKMRKNYIRILTGDKVRVELTPYDLSKGRITYRAR from the coding sequence ATGTCGAAAGAAGACAGCTTCGAAATGGAAGGCACTGTCGTCGACACCCTGCCCAACACCATGTTTCGTGTGGAGTTGGAAAATGGGCACGTCGTAACCGCGCATATTTCCGGCAAGATGCGCAAGAACTACATTCGTATTCTTACCGGTGACAAAGTGCGCGTCGAGCTGACGCCCTATGACTTGAGCAAAGGGCGTATTACTTACCGCGCTCGCTAA